The following are encoded together in the Roseivirga misakiensis genome:
- a CDS encoding serine hydrolase domain-containing protein — translation MKQILLIPLIAILSFTSHEGHSQSEIDNVSNLESYLNSQKFSGAVLTIDSQGKELRAAAGFSDFDNTQAIDLNAKFKIASITKLFTTVMVMQLIDEGKLTLDTKVGDVLTNSEITNANKISIKHLLQHTSGLRKESRTSFLSSFSADEMIGKFASKKASFQPGKDIRYNNIDFIVAGKIIEVLTGKSFTENLNQRILDPVGLKNTGLLTSNDLPTDVTSSFQIQKGTKKEEFKIHIENFGAAGSMYSTIQDLVSFTKALKSELLLSDSAKASLFNSNPKLGYVALGCWTFNSPFIANSPKILERRGGILGSTSVIMTSLDGPETLIVLSNTDGFNPDTFGQADNMKEYLFKQLFTANH, via the coding sequence ATGAAACAGATTCTTCTAATTCCACTTATAGCGATACTGTCATTCACAAGCCATGAAGGTCACTCGCAATCAGAAATCGACAACGTCTCTAATTTAGAGTCTTATTTAAACAGTCAAAAATTTTCTGGTGCTGTACTTACCATAGACTCACAAGGAAAAGAGCTAAGAGCCGCCGCGGGGTTCAGTGATTTTGATAACACCCAGGCGATTGACTTAAATGCCAAATTCAAAATTGCCTCTATTACAAAGTTATTCACTACCGTAATGGTAATGCAGCTAATCGATGAGGGTAAACTGACGCTTGACACCAAAGTTGGTGATGTATTAACGAATAGCGAGATCACGAATGCCAATAAAATTTCTATAAAACACCTCTTACAGCATACCTCTGGGCTAAGAAAGGAAAGCAGAACATCTTTTCTTAGTAGCTTCAGTGCTGATGAAATGATCGGTAAGTTTGCCTCTAAAAAGGCTTCTTTTCAACCTGGCAAAGACATTAGGTATAATAACATAGACTTTATAGTCGCCGGTAAAATAATAGAAGTGCTTACCGGTAAGTCGTTTACAGAAAATCTCAATCAAAGGATTTTAGACCCTGTTGGTTTAAAAAACACTGGGCTTTTAACCAGCAATGACTTACCAACCGACGTAACCTCTTCTTTTCAAATACAGAAGGGAACAAAGAAAGAAGAATTTAAAATCCATATCGAAAACTTTGGTGCTGCGGGTAGTATGTATTCTACTATTCAAGATTTGGTAAGCTTTACAAAAGCATTGAAATCAGAGCTTTTGCTTTCCGACAGCGCTAAAGCTTCCCTTTTTAATTCCAATCCTAAACTAGGTTATGTGGCACTTGGGTGTTGGACGTTCAATTCACCCTTTATAGCGAATAGTCCCAAAATATTGGAAAGACGAGGTGGCATTTTAGGGTCTACTTCTGTGATTATGACCTCACTTGATGGTCCTGAAACACTCATTGTACTCAGTAATACCGATGGCTTTAATCCTGATACTTTCGGACAGGCCGATAATATGAAAGAGTATTTATTCAAACAATTATTCACTGCTAACCATTAA
- a CDS encoding sensor histidine kinase, which yields MVFNRFSVLVAIRLILIGVTMFAGIWSYFETNTYMSPIGFTVLTIAQFGMLFYYINQTRNDLLVFFRSFDDRDFNKSYNENVLGQSKDELKVAFNNVLKTFKAMSLEREEQYQYLKLVNEHVSVGLISYKADGRIDLMNKAAAQLLGVPSLGKVDQLENHDPKLWEQLQSLEAGEQTVIVPATSKLKLAVSSKYFKLANEDYTLISFQDISVELEEREMDAWQKLIRVLTHEIMNSVTPVVSLTTAVKMIMQDETGQLKSDALPREDLEDIFKSMVAIEKRGQGLLGFVKAYRDYTRPPVPEIAKVNLFSWLNDTLQIFKTEMAGVSVEIDREIDEGHFVNMDEKLMSQVLINLLKNAAEAMKGMESPKIAIGVVNSENSTQLIVADNGPGIPANILEEVFVPFFTTKTEGNGIGLSLSKQIMKAHKGDITVESSEAGTTFKLTI from the coding sequence ATGGTTTTCAATAGGTTTTCAGTGTTGGTTGCCATTAGGTTAATACTGATTGGCGTCACCATGTTTGCTGGTATATGGTCTTATTTTGAAACCAACACTTACATGTCTCCGATTGGTTTCACTGTACTAACCATTGCTCAGTTTGGCATGCTGTTTTACTATATTAATCAAACGCGCAATGATCTTTTGGTCTTCTTTAGATCCTTTGACGACAGGGACTTTAACAAGTCTTACAATGAAAATGTACTAGGCCAAAGCAAGGACGAATTAAAGGTGGCTTTTAATAATGTATTGAAAACCTTTAAGGCCATGTCTTTAGAAAGGGAGGAGCAATATCAATACTTGAAATTGGTCAATGAACATGTTTCTGTAGGCTTGATTAGCTATAAAGCAGATGGGCGAATAGACCTAATGAATAAGGCCGCAGCGCAATTGTTGGGGGTACCATCATTGGGAAAAGTAGATCAATTAGAAAATCATGATCCAAAATTGTGGGAGCAATTGCAATCGCTAGAGGCTGGCGAACAAACCGTTATTGTGCCTGCTACAAGTAAGCTTAAGCTGGCAGTATCGAGTAAATACTTCAAATTGGCCAACGAGGATTACACACTAATTTCCTTTCAAGACATTTCAGTTGAATTAGAAGAAAGGGAGATGGATGCTTGGCAGAAACTGATTCGAGTGCTTACTCATGAAATCATGAATTCTGTGACGCCAGTTGTTTCGCTGACTACTGCTGTGAAAATGATTATGCAAGATGAAACAGGCCAATTAAAATCCGATGCCCTTCCGAGAGAGGATTTAGAAGACATTTTCAAGAGTATGGTGGCTATAGAAAAGAGAGGGCAAGGATTGTTGGGGTTTGTAAAGGCTTATCGAGACTATACGCGACCACCCGTACCCGAAATAGCCAAGGTGAATCTCTTTTCTTGGTTAAATGATACACTACAGATATTTAAAACAGAAATGGCAGGTGTTTCCGTTGAGATAGACCGTGAAATAGATGAGGGGCACTTTGTGAATATGGACGAAAAACTGATGAGTCAGGTGTTGATTAACCTATTGAAGAATGCCGCTGAAGCAATGAAAGGAATGGAGTCTCCGAAAATAGCGATCGGTGTGGTAAATAGTGAAAACTCTACTCAACTGATCGTTGCCGATAATGGCCCAGGTATTCCTGCCAATATCTTGGAGGAGGTTTTCGTGCCATTCTTCACTACTAAAACCGAAGGTAATGGCATTGGCTTAAGCCTTTCCAAGCAAATTATGAAAGCCCACAAAGGTGACATAACTGTCGAAAGCAGTGAGGCTGGGACTACTTTTAAGTTGACGATCTAA
- a CDS encoding sigma-54-dependent transcriptional regulator gives MKQKETAHILIIDDDPDILLTGEIVLKQRFSKVSCVDRPEKAKSILDTGEVEVLLLDMNYSPGANDGKEGLDWISKINDLYPEIKIIIITAYGELTLAVEAMKRGATDFVTKPWEYEKIQVSVSNALKLARTEKEIIRLESKQQGLKQNLVIKSDQVIAESKEMKSVLQMAEKVSRTDANVLLLGENGTGKGLMAKLIHELSPRSAEVFMSVDLGSITESLFESELFGHKKGAFTDAKEDRMGRFEAADGGTIFLDEIGNLTSAMQSKLLTVIQNRELTRVGENKTRTFDVRIIAATNSDLEAMIEKGEFREDLFYRLNTIEFDLPPLRDRLADIPPMVDFFITKFCKKYGQNIPEIQSEAIAKLKKYRWPGNIRELEHAVERAIILSDGVRLMSEDFNLKKTVKSEGFISTTNLEELERLTIERVIKSNEGNMSQVAKELGIGRTTLYRKLEKYGFQ, from the coding sequence ATGAAACAAAAGGAAACGGCTCATATCCTGATAATTGACGATGATCCTGATATTCTGCTCACTGGTGAAATAGTCTTGAAACAACGTTTTAGTAAGGTCTCTTGCGTTGATCGCCCAGAAAAGGCAAAGTCCATTCTAGATACTGGTGAGGTAGAAGTTTTATTGCTCGATATGAATTATTCACCTGGTGCTAACGATGGCAAGGAGGGCTTAGACTGGATTTCTAAAATCAATGATCTTTATCCAGAAATTAAAATAATCATTATAACTGCTTATGGTGAGCTAACGCTAGCTGTTGAAGCCATGAAACGCGGAGCCACAGATTTTGTGACTAAGCCATGGGAATATGAGAAAATCCAAGTTTCGGTTAGTAATGCTCTAAAACTCGCCCGGACGGAAAAAGAGATTATTAGGCTAGAAAGTAAGCAACAGGGGCTGAAGCAAAATTTGGTGATCAAGTCTGATCAAGTTATTGCAGAGTCAAAAGAGATGAAATCGGTGCTTCAAATGGCGGAAAAGGTCAGCAGAACCGATGCCAATGTACTACTGCTTGGAGAGAATGGCACGGGAAAAGGGCTGATGGCCAAACTCATTCATGAATTGTCCCCAAGGTCGGCAGAAGTATTCATGTCTGTGGATTTAGGGTCAATCACGGAGTCGCTTTTTGAATCTGAATTATTTGGACACAAAAAAGGAGCATTTACAGATGCCAAAGAAGACAGAATGGGGCGTTTTGAAGCCGCTGATGGTGGAACAATTTTCTTAGATGAAATAGGCAATCTTACGTCCGCTATGCAGTCGAAGCTATTGACAGTAATCCAAAACAGAGAACTAACTCGTGTTGGAGAAAATAAAACAAGGACATTTGATGTTAGAATTATCGCCGCCACAAATTCAGATTTAGAGGCTATGATTGAGAAAGGTGAATTTCGGGAAGACCTTTTTTATCGACTAAATACAATAGAATTTGACTTACCTCCCTTGCGCGATCGTTTAGCAGATATTCCGCCAATGGTCGATTTTTTTATCACAAAATTCTGTAAGAAATATGGCCAAAACATCCCGGAAATTCAGTCAGAAGCCATTGCAAAACTTAAGAAATATCGATGGCCAGGAAATATTCGAGAATTAGAACACGCAGTAGAACGCGCCATTATACTCAGTGATGGAGTACGCTTAATGTCTGAGGACTTTAACCTTAAAAAAACAGTAAAATCCGAGGGTTTCATTAGCACGACGAACCTTGAAGAATTGGAAAGGCTGACCATCGAACGAGTGATCAAGTCTAACGAAGGCAATATGAGCCAGGTAGCCAAGGAATTGGGAATTGGTAGAACTACGCTATACAGAAAATTAGAGAAGTATGGTTTTCAATAG
- a CDS encoding PhoH family protein produces MPRAKKTERKIFVLDTSVILFEHNAIMNFEEHDVGLPITVLEELDQFKKGNDTKNFEAREFTRLLDKLAKDKSLQDWIPLNGKTRGSFKVVMEAGTGDALDANQVFGEKKNDHRILNAALRLQDENAGRPVILVSKDINLRLKAKSMGLRAEDYETGKIKNVDSIKNGKIETEKVASDVINHLYEDGTLSPDEISKTKKSKSNKYFILKSDRSSVLAYHNAADNSIQRIDKRPISGIKPRNAEQTFAIHAIMNPDVKLVTIQGVAGTGKTLLTLAGALEQRRDYKQIYLARPIVPLSNKDIGYLPGDIKSKLNPYMEPLWDNLKFIQNQYKETDKEFKAITEMVNKEKLLITPLAYIRGRSLSNIYFIVDEAQNLTPHEIKTVITRAGENTKIVFTGDVNQIDTPYLDSQSNGLSYLIDRVKDHPLYAHITLEKGERSELANLANEML; encoded by the coding sequence ATGCCGAGAGCTAAGAAGACCGAAAGGAAGATTTTTGTACTAGACACTTCCGTAATCCTTTTTGAACACAATGCCATTATGAATTTCGAAGAGCACGATGTAGGCTTGCCTATTACGGTGCTTGAAGAATTGGACCAATTCAAAAAAGGAAATGATACTAAAAACTTTGAAGCGAGAGAATTTACACGGCTGCTTGATAAGCTAGCCAAAGACAAATCTCTTCAAGACTGGATTCCACTAAATGGGAAAACCAGAGGAAGCTTTAAAGTGGTAATGGAAGCCGGTACTGGTGATGCCCTTGATGCCAATCAGGTTTTTGGTGAAAAGAAGAATGATCACCGAATTCTAAATGCCGCTTTGCGCCTACAGGATGAGAATGCTGGCCGACCTGTAATCCTCGTTTCGAAAGATATTAACCTTCGATTGAAAGCTAAATCGATGGGGCTTCGAGCAGAAGATTATGAAACGGGTAAAATCAAGAATGTCGATTCGATTAAGAATGGAAAGATTGAGACCGAAAAGGTTGCGTCGGATGTAATCAACCATCTTTATGAAGATGGCACTTTATCGCCTGATGAAATTTCGAAAACCAAGAAGTCTAAATCGAACAAGTACTTTATTCTAAAAAGTGACAGAAGTTCGGTTTTAGCTTATCATAACGCGGCTGATAATTCAATTCAAAGAATTGATAAAAGACCCATTTCTGGGATCAAGCCAAGAAATGCGGAGCAAACATTTGCGATTCATGCCATTATGAATCCAGATGTGAAACTTGTGACTATACAAGGCGTGGCTGGAACTGGTAAAACACTTTTAACACTCGCTGGTGCATTAGAACAAAGAAGAGATTATAAGCAGATTTACCTAGCACGCCCAATAGTGCCTTTAAGTAATAAAGACATTGGCTACCTTCCTGGTGATATCAAGTCAAAGCTTAACCCCTACATGGAACCGCTTTGGGACAATCTAAAATTCATTCAAAATCAATACAAAGAGACGGATAAAGAGTTTAAGGCCATTACAGAAATGGTCAACAAGGAAAAGCTTTTGATTACACCTCTCGCCTATATCAGAGGACGAAGTTTATCTAATATCTATTTTATAGTCGATGAGGCTCAAAACTTGACACCCCACGAGATCAAAACTGTGATTACGCGAGCAGGCGAAAACACCAAGATCGTTTTTACGGGTGATGTTAATCAAATAGATACGCCATATCTAGATTCTCAATCTAATGGCCTGTCTTACTTAATTGATCGCGTAAAGGATCATCCATTATATGCCCATATAACTTTAGAAAAAGGCGAACGCTCTGAACTTGCCAATTTGGCGAATGAGATGCTATAA
- a CDS encoding nucleotidyltransferase family protein translates to MDLTLVVLAAGMGSRYGGNKQLDGIGPNGEIIMDYSIHDAINAGFTKVVFIIRTDLKEAFESHYAERFQGKIKMEYAFQNEYTEHTAAYESNRKKPWGTTHAILAAKHLINEPFLVINADDYYGTESFGEAVTAIKGLKENEHLIMGYELVNTLSDHGTVNRGVCQVDEAMNLTGIKETLAIGKDGDEISYEEDGVKHTLKPDTYVSMNFWGFPASVLPLFEEKFIEFVKHNNEDPKAECFIPVEVDNLMKEGKATVKVVPTSASWLGVTYQEDKPHVVNGINQMIADGVYPKEVK, encoded by the coding sequence ATGGATTTGACTTTAGTAGTGCTGGCCGCCGGAATGGGGAGTCGATATGGAGGAAACAAACAATTAGACGGTATTGGACCGAATGGTGAAATCATCATGGACTATTCCATTCATGATGCTATCAATGCTGGATTTACCAAAGTAGTATTCATCATTAGAACTGATTTAAAGGAAGCCTTCGAGTCACATTATGCAGAAAGGTTTCAGGGTAAAATAAAAATGGAATACGCTTTCCAGAATGAGTATACTGAGCATACTGCGGCTTACGAAAGCAATAGAAAAAAGCCTTGGGGAACTACTCACGCGATTCTAGCAGCGAAGCACCTCATTAATGAGCCATTCTTGGTGATTAATGCAGATGATTACTATGGAACCGAGTCCTTCGGTGAAGCAGTGACTGCCATTAAAGGTTTAAAGGAAAACGAGCACCTCATTATGGGGTATGAATTAGTAAACACACTTTCCGATCATGGAACCGTAAATAGAGGAGTTTGTCAAGTGGATGAAGCCATGAATTTAACTGGTATCAAAGAAACCCTTGCCATTGGTAAAGATGGTGATGAGATTTCCTATGAAGAGGATGGGGTTAAGCATACACTTAAGCCAGATACCTACGTTTCCATGAACTTTTGGGGATTCCCTGCATCTGTTTTACCTCTTTTTGAAGAAAAATTCATTGAATTTGTAAAGCATAATAATGAAGATCCTAAGGCGGAGTGTTTTATTCCAGTTGAGGTCGATAATCTTATGAAAGAAGGAAAGGCTACAGTGAAAGTGGTACCTACATCTGCTTCATGGCTAGGCGTCACCTATCAAGAAGATAAACCACATGTGGTAAATGGTATCAATCAAATGATTGCTGACGGCGTTTATCCGAAGGAAGTAAAGTAA
- a CDS encoding sodium:solute symporter family protein, with protein MNLSSLDLTIIILFFVVFLVIGLFVSKKAGSSSKEFFLSGRNMPWWLLGISMVATTFSADTPNLVADIVRQNGVAGNWVWWAFLITGMLTVFVYAKLWRKSGVLTDLEFYEKRYSGKEAAFLRGFRAIYLGVFFNIMIMASVCLAAIKIGEVMFDLEPWKTVVYASLITVAYSSLGGLRGVILTDFLQFIVAMVGSIAAAIYIVNLPEIGGLTALVERPEIASKLSIIPDINNRELFISLLVIPIAVQWWSVWYPGSEPGGGGYIAQRMLSAKNEKNAVSATLLFNITHYALRPWPWIIIALASLVVYPDLASIQTAFPNVSPDKLGNDLGYSAMLLSLPKGLLGIVVASLIAAFMSTISTHLNWGSSYVVFDFYQRFVKPEATDKELVRVGRFSTVILMVLAGLFALVLTNAYQAFQILLSIGAGTGSIFILRWFWWRINAYSEITGMVVSFILALFLNVEGFSPSALFELSNDYKLLISVGVTTIAWVSVTLMTKPTDHSVLASFYNKVKPYGSGWNGFKILAKQGKIDLEEGTGRLSIDILAMFLGIIIVYSALFSTGMFIYGNLTNGVILLVISLGAALLLKNTWKKLKF; from the coding sequence ATGAATCTCTCATCTCTTGACCTGACCATCATTATTCTATTTTTTGTGGTCTTCTTGGTCATAGGGCTATTCGTTTCGAAAAAAGCTGGCTCTAGTTCAAAGGAATTTTTTCTCTCTGGCCGAAATATGCCTTGGTGGCTTTTAGGAATTTCTATGGTAGCCACAACCTTTTCTGCGGATACACCTAACCTCGTGGCTGATATTGTCCGTCAGAACGGTGTTGCTGGAAACTGGGTTTGGTGGGCATTTCTAATTACAGGTATGCTCACCGTTTTTGTTTATGCCAAACTATGGAGAAAATCGGGGGTTTTAACTGATTTAGAGTTTTATGAAAAACGTTATAGCGGTAAAGAGGCTGCATTCTTAAGAGGTTTTAGAGCCATTTACCTTGGAGTTTTCTTTAATATTATGATCATGGCTTCCGTTTGTTTGGCAGCCATTAAGATTGGCGAGGTTATGTTTGATCTCGAACCTTGGAAAACTGTTGTTTATGCGTCTTTAATCACGGTGGCTTATAGCTCGTTAGGCGGATTGCGCGGTGTAATACTTACCGATTTTCTACAATTCATAGTCGCTATGGTCGGCTCAATTGCAGCGGCGATTTATATCGTGAATCTGCCTGAAATCGGAGGCCTAACTGCTTTAGTTGAAAGACCAGAAATCGCGTCGAAACTCAGTATTATCCCAGATATTAATAATCGAGAACTGTTTATTTCACTATTAGTTATACCGATCGCTGTGCAGTGGTGGAGTGTTTGGTATCCTGGGTCTGAACCAGGTGGTGGCGGCTATATCGCGCAACGTATGTTATCGGCGAAGAACGAGAAGAATGCTGTTTCCGCTACACTTTTATTCAATATCACGCATTATGCATTAAGGCCGTGGCCATGGATAATCATTGCCTTAGCTTCATTGGTCGTTTACCCAGATTTAGCTTCCATTCAAACGGCTTTCCCAAATGTATCGCCCGATAAACTCGGAAACGACTTAGGTTACTCTGCAATGCTACTCTCCTTACCTAAAGGCTTGCTCGGCATAGTGGTTGCCTCGCTGATTGCGGCATTTATGTCCACCATTTCAACGCATTTGAATTGGGGCTCATCATATGTAGTATTTGATTTTTATCAGCGATTTGTAAAACCTGAAGCAACAGATAAGGAATTAGTACGTGTCGGACGATTTTCCACAGTCATTCTGATGGTACTTGCTGGGTTATTTGCCCTTGTATTGACTAATGCCTATCAGGCTTTCCAAATTCTGCTTTCCATCGGTGCTGGAACAGGTTCTATTTTTATTCTCAGATGGTTTTGGTGGAGAATTAATGCCTACTCTGAAATCACAGGCATGGTCGTCTCCTTTATCCTAGCGCTATTCTTAAATGTGGAGGGTTTTAGCCCTTCGGCACTTTTTGAATTGTCTAATGACTATAAATTGCTCATTAGTGTGGGGGTCACTACCATCGCTTGGGTTAGTGTTACCTTAATGACTAAACCGACAGATCATAGTGTATTAGCATCTTTCTATAACAAAGTAAAGCCATACGGATCGGGATGGAATGGTTTTAAAATATTAGCTAAGCAAGGAAAAATCGATTTAGAAGAAGGAACTGGCAGACTTAGCATTGACATACTCGCCATGTTTCTGGGCATTATCATCGTTTACAGCGCCTTGTTCTCCACAGGGATGTTTATTTATGGCAACTTGACAAATGGAGTTATTCTTTTAGTCATTTCACTCGGTGCGGCATTACTTTTAAAGAATACTTGGAAGAAGTTAAAGTTCTAG